AATATGCATTGATTGACAACTATGATAAATTAATCTTTcttttatataagtatatagatagatatagatatatagatatagatagatagatatagatatagatatatagaaatagatatatagatatagatatagaagatatagatatatagatagatagataatagataattaatataatatataataatgctATATactatatgttttttttttattacgaAAACTTTATAACACAAGTTCTTTTATCAAAGTATGAAAGAACCCCAACAATAAAAACTACCTCATTTTAATCTTCATTTTTAAAATTTTCTATTTCAATTTCAAGTAACTATATACTCCGTATTTTTTTAAGATTCAAGTTTCTGATTTGggtttctaaatttatatttttttatagaaaaatttgataactatatttttttttctcacaCAGTTACGGGTTATAAGCTAACTATTTATGATAATTAATTTAGTACATCTAAAAAATTAATACTATACAATAAAATTAGTTAGCCTTAAGACCATTAATTTGGTACAACGTAAAAGTAATATTGACAATAGAGTTGATCATATATATAAAAACTTTGTTACACCATATTTAACAATTATTATTTTCGATACAAAACTAATCAAAAGTAATCGATCATATATGTAAAGTATTATTTTTACCATATGTATTGGTTACGCGTCGTATTTTAcctatttattattttattgtcatacgaaaattttttttttcgaacaaccaaaaatatttatatatatatatatatatatatatatatatatatatatatatatatatatatatatatatatatatatatactaccctTCCTAGCAAGAAACTAGGAAAGGGAAAAGATACAACCAAAAAACAAACGACGACTTAAAGTCGTCAACACCTACCTTATAGAGGCTTTACTAGCCATAAGTTCCAATTAAGCTTACATGAATTTCTACTACAAATCCACCGAAACGTTACAATACGAATAGAATCAAATAAAAAGCTCTTCTTCACCGTATTTGGATCAAAAATCGTCGCGTTGCGATATCTCCATATATGCCATAAAGAAACCACAATAATGACATATAACTTGTTTTTCATATCCTTGCTAGCACGCAGCGCCTCAAACCATGTCTCCCATTCGAGCCAACTTTTGAACGAAGGCAGAGATAAATCCACCCATATTCGAATAGACCTCCATATATCAAGCGCTAAAGGGCATTCGAATAGAACGTGGCTGCTGGATTCCAGAGTATGTCCGCAAACAACACAATTCAAAGCTTCTAGATGCATTCCCCTCTCCGAAATATTTGATCTCGAGGGTAACCGGTCCAACTTGACTCTCCATGCGAAAATGTTTACTTTGCGAGGAATGAGCTTACACCATATAGTTCTTTCACCTGAATCATGAACATAGACATTATCGATGAACGACCGAGTCGTGTTCACTTGAAAATCACCGCTGTCACTAACTTTTCAATCCcaagaatcttcattattattgcaAACTGTACCGAGAACCTTCGTAGTTAAAGTCGCTAAAATAGAGGTGTTTCTGGCACCAATTTGAGCCCGATTCCATTCCCACTTCCACTCTCCATTAACTAACCGATCGGCTATGAAGCACTCTTTGTTTGTTTCTAAATGATATAACCTGTTGTATTTCTCTTTGAACGTACCACTTCCTTTCCAATCATCCAACCAAAACCAGGTGTTTCGCCCGTTTCCCACCTTGACGCAAAGAATATCATTAGGAAGAACTCCCTCACTTTTCATCTTTTCAAAAAGTTTTGTTATGGAAGGCCATACACATGATCCTTGGATACCTCTTCCATCCATTCACCCTTTCGGACCATACAGGGACCTTATGAGTTCGGCCCATTTCGAATTAGGTTGAGTAACGAATCTCCAAACCCATTTAGAATTAAGGCTTGGTTGATGGCCCGTAAACTACCGACGCCCAGACCACCAAATTCAAAAGGAGCAAAACTTGATCCCATCGAACCCAATGAATCTTTTTATTGATTTCCGAACCACCCCAAAAAAATTTGGAACGAATACTTTCCAAGTCATTCAACATCGTTTCGGGACATTTATAAATCGATAAATAATAGATGCCCAAGCTACCCAAAACGGATTTGACAAGGGTAAGACGGCCCCCGATAGATAGCAAATTTACCTTCCACCCCGAAAGTTTTTTGATGAACTTCTCTCGGAGAGGAATCCAACCAGATATCCGATTCATATTTGTACCTACTGGTAAATCCAAGTACATAAAAGGTACCGCGCCTATGGAACATCCGATATGGATTGAGAAATTTTCCACCTCGGTCTGTGATGTTCGAACCCCATAAATATGGGATTTTGCTATATTACTCTTTAGGCTAGAACACCTATAGAAACAATTTAATACCTCCATGATACCATCAAGACTTTGTCTGCACCAATCCGAAATAAAAACAACGTTGTCGGCATAGAATAAGTGCGTAACTTTGAACTCTTGATCATCAAATTTAGCTGCCTTTATCAAACCTGATCGAACGCTATCTTTAATGAGAGATTCTAAACCTTCCATCATGATTAAGAAGAGAAACGGGCTCAACGGGTCCCCCTGGCGAAGACCACATTTAATGGAGAATTCATTAGTCAGGCTCCCGTTAACAAGAATCGAAGTCCGAGATGAATATAGGATCATCCGGATCCAAGCTCTCCAAATTTGACCGAAACCCATTCGATCCAACATGTAATCAAGAAAAGTCCAACTAACGGTATCGTACGCCTTTTCAAAATCCACCTAGAAAATCATCAGTTTTTTATTATTCCTTTTATACCATTCCATCGTCTCATTCAGTATCATGGGACCGTCGAGAATCTGCCTGCCACTAATAAACGCCGATTGTTCTTTGCAGATGACTTTATCAATAACCTTCGCTACAAGAGAGGCCATGATCTTGGTAATAATCTTATAGATTATACCTATCAACAAAATTGGATGATAGTCCGAAATACCTGATGGGGAAGAAATTTTCgaaattaaagttatgaatgccgATCCCGCGCCTTTTGGCATTCTACATGTTTGGAACGCTTGCAATACTTTGTTAATCACATCATCTTTAACAATCTCCCAGCAATTTTTAATAAAAGCAAAATTGAAACCGTCTGGGCCGGGAGCTTTGTCGCTACCGCAAACCCAAACCGCTTCGCGAATTTCCTGTTCACTAATCGAGCCTGATGTAAGAACCAGTTTTCCTTAGTTGGTTGGGACGCCGTCTAaagaggtgggacgccgtccaaatgtgaaggactggacaccgtccagatggaCTGGCGGACCAGCTGTCCCACTTTTAGAAATTTAAAGTGGGTAATTTGGTAATTTCACTAGGAGACGACTTAAAGGCCTAGAGATCAGTTGGTGGGTGTCATTACACCAACTTCATCTACCTTATcctcttccacttcaattctagagagagaaaagggttctagtgtgagaaagctcaatccaaagaggaagaagctagttttgggccaaagcgcgtgttttaaagttgttcatctacttcctagctatgttgtaatagtggtggtaagtcctaaacctaatttccttattttatgttgtttaaggattagggtttgggtcATAGATGAACATAATATCTATAGTGGgtaattttgggtgttcttgggtaagattgagttatgaagactcaatagtaactaacctagggttccaATGTGTAAATTGGTACTTGTGAGTCTtaaaattggttagttaactactagcacacctagatgtgatGTAGGTGGGTATTTGGTGACCAAATGGGTGTGTGAACCTTGAAATGGGtccttgatgacctaagttgtctaagtgtgtgtgtaaatgcgataaccttgtgttaatgaATGATTTAAGACCCAAACTTGCTAGTGTTAGAGTTTTGGCAAAGATGACCTAaggattagggttaaaggtgctaaTGGGTTGAAAttggcaccatgggtcaaaatgacactagaatggtgagtaagttggttgaccaacttgattgtatgattgattatatgcataacgtATAGGTACGccgcgttgaaggttgcgagcttgataatctcaccgaagacgttaaggtgagtggaatgattatatgcgtatgtatataatgtatttaattgtatgctatggtatgaaccaaagagccggtagtgccatagtatgtgcgattgtgctatgatgtgaaccaaagagccggtagcgtcatagtacgtgtgttgtagtgtgaaccaaagagccggtagcactacggtacgagttgttagagtgtgaaccaaagagccggtagcactttaacacgagtatgactcgggttgtgatgtgaaccaaagagccggtagcatcataaccgatgcatatggtgtgaaccaaagatccggtagcaccatgacgagagaatggttaaccatggttgtgttttgttttgtagcatattgtattatgtcgattatatgttattgattacgctagatgCGGTTATTGGAGATAATTAGCTTTGTAcatgtgatggtatgctaattgtattgctagcgtgtatgcggtatatgtgtaagtgattgcaagtaggtatattatatatatatgggtataactattgcattcactaagctttgcataccctctcattgtttacctttttataggcacgagtgttgacaagggtaagggcgttcgattggattagagattccGCTTTGTTATTGATAGGGGACGTATTCGTGATgaatagcttttgaagtttggccaagttgtgggtagtttaaccccaaacaccatgctctagtgtagtttggaaattaaactcgtacggtcgaaacttatattttgaacgaaactcgtaaaacggccgatgtgggcccgaagttgtaaaactcaattttattgtggaaacctcttagtttaacttattataACTTGTTGTGAAAAGAttttcatctaaaagtgtcgggaagagagttttccgctcatgtaagttgagcacggggatcagtccctggcagatcattgggacaccgtcccaaagggctggacgccgtccaggcgttcagtactggacgccgtccagaatcctggatgccgtccagatgtactagcccataatattttttttttgggtcGTACTTTTGGGCGTTTctaggtttgggtcgttacaagtggtatcagagcatggtctaagggatttaggcgacttgagataggtgcctagacttagactttaatgtgtatgcgtttaatgcgggacttgtaggagacgggtcggaccgggagttgactagtgtttaggtttatgtgaactaaccttgcgctaattgttttgtgttgtgttagcaatcatcaagcgaggtagacgttgtactagtaagttaatgcaatgtgcaatgattagctaccattgttacgggttcaaatcgtgtcaaacaagcaatgtacgacaattgttaagcaagatggggtagtgtggtgtatatgtatatacatatgtgttaagtcctttcgtttcgttgcttaatcttttccgttttatagtatgaagacgagaaacggacccgagaacaatgaagggggtacgagcgaggatgtcgagtatacggccaaggttgaggccattatgcaaaggcatcatgcggccttcttagaggatgttaagaagatgttcttggattcgattgacgaataATTAGTCAatatagtcaaggaacaagttaagattgttcttagagaggataacgcgggaaggcgagatttccactataaaaacttcaaagatgctcaacctcccatctttgaaggtgaacgagacccactcaagagtgctcgatggatctccgatatggagggggcttttcgtactagtgagtgccctctcgataaaaagacgaggtttggtagtagcatgatgaggggtgatgccaagttgtggtgggacgcgaaaattcgacattatggcgaagaacaaagtatgagtttgacgtgggatgagattaaagaagaatttttcaaggagtaccgaacttcggccgatctttcaacgcttaaggacgagttacgtactttaaggcaagggtcaatggatttgaacactctcaagtccactttcttatcaaagacccaattttgcccggagtatgatgggaatgatcatatgttgaaagaagatttctaccgaaccttgaatgataactatcaagaaaggattagtaggaattcggcgaagacaTTTGATGAAttttttgatatcgctaagggttttgagtcgcttgctccaagaaagagtgacttcacctttggcaaacgaaaatttgaagctactagccactcgaacaagaagagcaagagtgtgaccgagagcgtcggtagtgtgagaaagggggcttctaagagttttgggcccacgtgctacaattgtggtcgacaagggcacttggcccgtgattgtacgaactcatcttccaacaaaatcgtttgttttaattgtaataaagaagggcacaagaggccggagtgtcccgatttgtgcaacgataatgttaagcggctagagaaggtgGTGGGTACAGCTAGGGGtcacaattatttgatgaccaatgaggaagccaagcaatctaatgaagttgtctcaggtactttcatggttaattctaatccagcaaggatactctttgatagtggtgcaaacttgtcgtttgtgtcaccaaaatttgtgcctaaacttaataaaccgttagctaagttaagtcgtccgatagaagttgaaatagcggatggcaagacgatgCTAGTAGTTGatttgtgtaaaaattgtaatgttgtgtttggtgccgaaaactttaaaattgatctcgttccgatgactttgggtgattttgatatcatggttggtatggattggctcaatcataatagagccgatattgcatgccatgaaaaatctattcgggtGAAaatcccaagtgggggagagttaattattcatggcgataagcgaagaagacttgtgccgatatgcacttttgcacggacacgtcgtttccctgttagtggtggcatggcttttcttgcccatgttgtcgatactcgtgatgagccaccacccattcgtgaaatttcggtggttaatgaattcgaagacgtttttccggatgagttatcgggtgttccggcggaaagacaagttgaatttctcattgagttggttccgggggctacccccattgctaaaactcctta
This genomic window from Rutidosis leptorrhynchoides isolate AG116_Rl617_1_P2 chromosome 2, CSIRO_AGI_Rlap_v1, whole genome shotgun sequence contains:
- the LOC139890072 gene encoding uncharacterized protein, whose product is MASLVAKVDFEKAYDTVSWTFLDYMLDRMGFGQIWRAWIRMILYSSRTSILVNGSLTNEFSIKCGLRQGDPLSPFLFLIMMEGLESLIKDSVRSGLIKAAKFDDQEFKVTHLFYADNVVFISDWCRQSLDGIMETEVENFSIHIGCSIGAVPFMYLDLPVGTNMNRISGWIPLREKFIKKLSGWKMKSEGVLPNDILCVKVGNGRNTWFWLDDWKGSGTFKEKYNRLYHLETNKECFIADRLVNGEWKWEWNRAQIGARNTSILATLTTKVLGERTIWCKLIPRKVNIFAWRVKLDRLPSRSNISERGMHLEALNCVVCGHTLESSSHVLFECPLALDIWRSIRIWVDLSLPSFKSWLEWETWFEALRASKDMKNKLYVIIVVSLWHIWRYRNATIFDPNTVKKSFLFDSIRIVTFRWICSRNSCKLNWNLWLVKPL